AAAATAAGTTATTTGTTGAGTGTAATAATGATTGTAAATAGACAAACTAATACATTTGTTTTGAGGGGATATTATTTTTTATCTTTATTAAACTTAAATTTTTGAGATATGGGCTTTGCTAAAGAATTTAAAGAGTTTGCCATGCGTGGAAACGTGGTCGATCTGGCGGTGGGTGTTATCATCGGCGCTGCATTCGGCAAAATTGTAACCTCGCTGGTTAATGATGTGATAATGCCGCCGATAGGCTATGTAACCGGCGGCGTTGATTTTTCGGATAAAAAGATACTGCTTAAAGCTGCCGACCCGGTAACGAAAACCGCCGAGGTATCTATATTATATGGTAACTTTATTAACACCATTATCCAGTTCCTGATTGTGGCATTCTGTATATTTATCGTGGTAAAGGGCATTAATTCCTTAAAAAAGAAAGAAGAGGCCGCACCCGCTGCACCCCCGGCACCCAGCAAAGAAGAGGTTTTGCTTACCGAAATACGCGATATACTGGCCCGTAAATAAGCTGGATTGTGTGTATGTGGATAAATACCTCCATATACTATTAATATTAGTTAACAGGATATTTGATAAAAGCAAAAAAAGCACTACATTTGCGCTCTTTATTTTTTAAATCGATAAACGACGAATAACAATATACAGCGATGAAAAGAACGTTTCAGCCATCTCAAAGAAAAAGAAGAAATAAGCACGGTTTCCGTGAGCGTATGGCATCTGCT
This genomic interval from Mucilaginibacter defluvii contains the following:
- the mscL gene encoding large-conductance mechanosensitive channel protein MscL, encoding MGFAKEFKEFAMRGNVVDLAVGVIIGAAFGKIVTSLVNDVIMPPIGYVTGGVDFSDKKILLKAADPVTKTAEVSILYGNFINTIIQFLIVAFCIFIVVKGINSLKKKEEAAPAAPPAPSKEEVLLTEIRDILARK